The following coding sequences lie in one Musa acuminata AAA Group cultivar baxijiao chromosome BXJ1-8, Cavendish_Baxijiao_AAA, whole genome shotgun sequence genomic window:
- the LOC135587405 gene encoding uncharacterized protein LOC135587405 isoform X3: MRSSKALDLLLADEIREDQANLDITSVKTLTEEAMSQHPQKKFSNDEASRAASNMKNDVCPKKNYKQRSKSLKLISDAYANNLAASASLNGRQSNSMDLTERSFCNIDMAALLIWYYGYTCQQMNADSSDQFDLWHASGSIGPKIHNHLDDLDDHLDQKISFFQKTLADVALAIKIQKSMVEKQLDGQWAGHLKEFMDALDTLNLDKELSLTFLQDPDSLLLKHIQNFHSNQAGKLFSLGSDKYSEDIQLLGEENNSSGISKESDTKQLFHKQNRYNFFWKKGKSRGIKSSKESSNSKALFRIVVLKPSSAIIQNSSVIVPPGSPPQSHHMLRQDKDGERILSEFSLREVKRRIQHMIGKSRKEQHVISMDGILHRTPVWSNDTGDSCKLIHNESVVASSAISSCNAKKVSEYLPHDERKDKKIYSESEIKISSHISSSKHQSLICEEAKKHLAEMLDTTVDSLPVIQASESLGRVLSLSRCNDLRPRSSPQRDKELVMSPEETADTSHVFKQEGAANNLSPERPNLEFSSCSLSIPGDESNLLILKTEVVDTNISEPSCLTEDLNNKVAADKSEEEEEEAIQGLGSSEGNLLALTESTLPPSSLTRENSVAPESTSTNEKLEQPSPVSVLETLFSEDSTTAESTTVEHYDIEAQHRQVTHEDYDNYSRIIASPVVSYSLRDHLHDKQARFDYVKEVLEASGLANEFSERWDTADQLLDPSLFDEIGIFFCFLQDDPKLLFDCMNEVLVETQERFSKHTQWLSLIQPNLLPTPSRASLIQEVSNCLERHLHIQLPNTLDQAIRKELEDRGWMDLRFESENIAVLICESLLDDIMEETVRNFGF; encoded by the exons ATGAGAAGCTCAAAAGCACTAGACTTGCTG CTTGCTGATGAAATCAGAGAAGATCAGGCCAATTTGGATATCACCAGTGTGAAAACTCTTACGGAGGAAGCAATGTCTCAGCATCCACAAAAGAAGTTTTCAAATGATGAAGCTTCACGAGCAGCATCTAACATGAAAAATGATGTTTGtccaaaaaagaattataaacaaAGAAGTAAAAGCTTGAAGTTAATTTCAGATGCTTATGCAAACAATCTAGCTGCTTCTGCAAGCTTAAATGGTCGTCAGTCTAACAGTATGGATCTAACTGAAAGATCTTTCTGTAACATTGACATGGCTGCACTTTTGATATGGTACTATGGTTATACATGCCAACAAATGAATGCTGATTCTAGTGATCAGTTTGACTTGTGGCATGCCTCAGGAAGTATTGGTCCAAAGATTCATAATCACCTTGATGACCTTGATGATCATCTTGATCAAAAGATCTCTTTCTTTCAGAAGACCCTAGCAGATGTTGCCCTGGCTATTAAAATTCAGAAGTCAATGGTTGAGAAACAACTAGATGGACAATGGGCTGGCCATCTTAAGGAATTCATGGATGCATTAGATACTCTGAATTTAGATAAGGAGTTATCTCTGACGTTTCTTCAAGATCCAGATTCTCTTTTGCTTAAACATATTCAAAATTTTCACAGTAATCAGGCAGGGAAACTATTTAGTTTGGGATCAGATAAATATTCAGAGGATATTCAATTGTTAGGGGAGGAGAACAATAGTTCAGGGATATCTAAGGAATCAGACACTAAGCAATTGTTTCACAAACAAAACAGATACAATTTTTTCTGGAAAAAGGGAAAGTCAAGGGGGATAAAGTCATCAAAGGAAAGTTCAAATTCCAAGGCATTATTCAGAATAGTAGTTCTGAAGCCAAGCTCAGCAATAATTCAAAATTCTTCTGTCATAGTACCTCCAGGCTCTCCACCTCAATCTCATCATATGCTTAGGCAAGACAAAGATGGTGAAAGAATTCTATCTGAATTTTCCCTTAGAGAAGTAAAACGAAGGATCCAGCATATGATTGGCAAGAGTAGAAAAGAACAACATGTTATCTCCATGGATGGTATTCTACACAGAACTCCGGTTTGGTCGAATGACACAGGTGACTCATGTAAATTGATACATAATGAGAGTGTAGTAGCGAGCTCAGCAATCAGTTCTTGTAATGCCAAAAAGGTATCTGAATATTTGCCCCATGATGAGAGAAAAGATAAGAAAATCTATTCAGAAAGTGAAATTAAGATCAGCAGTCATATTTCCTCTTCGAAGCATCAATCTTTGATATGTGAGGAAGCCAAAAAGCATCTTGCTGAGATGCTAGACACTACAGTCGATAGTCTACCAGTGATCCAAGCCTCAGAATCTTTGGGGAGAGTACTCTCTCTTTCAAGATGCAATGACTTACGTCCTAGATCAAGTCCTCAAAGAGATAAGGAGCTTGTCATGTCACCTGAAGAAACCGCAGATACCTCACATGTGTTCAAGCAAGAAGGTGCTGCCAATAACTTAAGCCCCGAGAGACCAAACTTGGAGTTCTCATCTTGCTCCTTGAGCATTCCAGGTGATGAATCAAATTTGCTCATCCTAAAAACAGAAGTGGTTGATACCAATATTTCAGAGCCATCATGCCTTACAGAAGACCTGAACAACAAAG TTGCTGCAGATaaaagtgaagaagaagaagaagaagcaatacAAGGACTG GGTTCATCCGAAGGAAATTTACTAGCATTGACAGAGTCCACTCTGCCACCAAGCTCCTTAACCAGAGAAAATTCAGTGGCTCCAGAAAGCACTAGCACCAATGAAAAACTAGAGCAACCAAGTCCAGTATCTGTTCTCGAAACACTCTTTTCAGAAGATTCTACCACTGCTGAGTCTACTACAGTGGAGCACT ATGACATTGAAGCACAACATCGACAAGTTACTCATGAAGATTATGACAACTATTCAAGAATTATAGCATCACCAGTTGTAAGCTACAGTTTAAGAGATCATCTTCATGACAAGCAAGCTAGGTTCGATTATGTTAAAGAAGTCTTGGAAGCCTCAGGCCTTGCTAATGAATTCTCAGAGAGATGGGATACGGCAGATCAGTTACTTGATCCATCTTTGTTTGATGAAATAGGGATCTTCTTTTGCTTCCTACAAGATGATCCTAAGCTTCTCTTTGATTGCATGAATGAAGTCCTTGTAGAGACACAGGAAAGGTTTTCGAAGCATACCCAATGGCTGTCTCTCATCCAACCAAATCTCCTGCCTACCCCTTCAAGGGCAAGCTTAATCCAAGAAGTTAGCAACTGTCTCGAGAGGCATCTTCATATACAGCTGCCAAACACATTAGATCAAGCAATAAGAAAGGAATTGGAAGACAGAGGTTGGATGGACCTTCGATTCGAATCCGAGAATATCGCAGTTCTGATATGTGAATCCTTGTTAGATGATATAATGGAAGAAACTGTTCGCAACTTCgggttttga
- the LOC135587405 gene encoding uncharacterized protein LOC135587405 isoform X4 translates to MKLADEIREDQANLDITSVKTLTEEAMSQHPQKKFSNDEASRAASNMKNDVCPKKNYKQRSKSLKLISDAYANNLAASASLNGRQSNSMDLTERSFCNIDMAALLIWYYGYTCQQMNADSSDQFDLWHASGSIGPKIHNHLDDLDDHLDQKISFFQKTLADVALAIKIQKSMVEKQLDGQWAGHLKEFMDALDTLNLDKELSLTFLQDPDSLLLKHIQNFHSNQAGKLFSLGSDKYSEDIQLLGEENNSSGISKESDTKQLFHKQNRYNFFWKKGKSRGIKSSKESSNSKALFRIVVLKPSSAIIQNSSVIVPPGSPPQSHHMLRQDKDGERILSEFSLREVKRRIQHMIGKSRKEQHVISMDGILHRTPVWSNDTGDSCKLIHNESVVASSAISSCNAKKVSEYLPHDERKDKKIYSESEIKISSHISSSKHQSLICEEAKKHLAEMLDTTVDSLPVIQASESLGRVLSLSRCNDLRPRSSPQRDKELVMSPEETADTSHVFKQEGAANNLSPERPNLEFSSCSLSIPGDESNLLILKTEVVDTNISEPSCLTEDLNNKVAADKSEEEEEEAIQGLGSSEGNLLALTESTLPPSSLTRENSVAPESTSTNEKLEQPSPVSVLETLFSEDSTTAESTTVEHYDIEAQHRQVTHEDYDNYSRIIASPVVSYSLRDHLHDKQARFDYVKEVLEASGLANEFSERWDTADQLLDPSLFDEIGIFFCFLQDDPKLLFDCMNEVLVETQERFSKHTQWLSLIQPNLLPTPSRASLIQEVSNCLERHLHIQLPNTLDQAIRKELEDRGWMDLRFESENIAVLICESLLDDIMEETVRNFGF, encoded by the exons ATGAAG CTTGCTGATGAAATCAGAGAAGATCAGGCCAATTTGGATATCACCAGTGTGAAAACTCTTACGGAGGAAGCAATGTCTCAGCATCCACAAAAGAAGTTTTCAAATGATGAAGCTTCACGAGCAGCATCTAACATGAAAAATGATGTTTGtccaaaaaagaattataaacaaAGAAGTAAAAGCTTGAAGTTAATTTCAGATGCTTATGCAAACAATCTAGCTGCTTCTGCAAGCTTAAATGGTCGTCAGTCTAACAGTATGGATCTAACTGAAAGATCTTTCTGTAACATTGACATGGCTGCACTTTTGATATGGTACTATGGTTATACATGCCAACAAATGAATGCTGATTCTAGTGATCAGTTTGACTTGTGGCATGCCTCAGGAAGTATTGGTCCAAAGATTCATAATCACCTTGATGACCTTGATGATCATCTTGATCAAAAGATCTCTTTCTTTCAGAAGACCCTAGCAGATGTTGCCCTGGCTATTAAAATTCAGAAGTCAATGGTTGAGAAACAACTAGATGGACAATGGGCTGGCCATCTTAAGGAATTCATGGATGCATTAGATACTCTGAATTTAGATAAGGAGTTATCTCTGACGTTTCTTCAAGATCCAGATTCTCTTTTGCTTAAACATATTCAAAATTTTCACAGTAATCAGGCAGGGAAACTATTTAGTTTGGGATCAGATAAATATTCAGAGGATATTCAATTGTTAGGGGAGGAGAACAATAGTTCAGGGATATCTAAGGAATCAGACACTAAGCAATTGTTTCACAAACAAAACAGATACAATTTTTTCTGGAAAAAGGGAAAGTCAAGGGGGATAAAGTCATCAAAGGAAAGTTCAAATTCCAAGGCATTATTCAGAATAGTAGTTCTGAAGCCAAGCTCAGCAATAATTCAAAATTCTTCTGTCATAGTACCTCCAGGCTCTCCACCTCAATCTCATCATATGCTTAGGCAAGACAAAGATGGTGAAAGAATTCTATCTGAATTTTCCCTTAGAGAAGTAAAACGAAGGATCCAGCATATGATTGGCAAGAGTAGAAAAGAACAACATGTTATCTCCATGGATGGTATTCTACACAGAACTCCGGTTTGGTCGAATGACACAGGTGACTCATGTAAATTGATACATAATGAGAGTGTAGTAGCGAGCTCAGCAATCAGTTCTTGTAATGCCAAAAAGGTATCTGAATATTTGCCCCATGATGAGAGAAAAGATAAGAAAATCTATTCAGAAAGTGAAATTAAGATCAGCAGTCATATTTCCTCTTCGAAGCATCAATCTTTGATATGTGAGGAAGCCAAAAAGCATCTTGCTGAGATGCTAGACACTACAGTCGATAGTCTACCAGTGATCCAAGCCTCAGAATCTTTGGGGAGAGTACTCTCTCTTTCAAGATGCAATGACTTACGTCCTAGATCAAGTCCTCAAAGAGATAAGGAGCTTGTCATGTCACCTGAAGAAACCGCAGATACCTCACATGTGTTCAAGCAAGAAGGTGCTGCCAATAACTTAAGCCCCGAGAGACCAAACTTGGAGTTCTCATCTTGCTCCTTGAGCATTCCAGGTGATGAATCAAATTTGCTCATCCTAAAAACAGAAGTGGTTGATACCAATATTTCAGAGCCATCATGCCTTACAGAAGACCTGAACAACAAAG TTGCTGCAGATaaaagtgaagaagaagaagaagaagcaatacAAGGACTG GGTTCATCCGAAGGAAATTTACTAGCATTGACAGAGTCCACTCTGCCACCAAGCTCCTTAACCAGAGAAAATTCAGTGGCTCCAGAAAGCACTAGCACCAATGAAAAACTAGAGCAACCAAGTCCAGTATCTGTTCTCGAAACACTCTTTTCAGAAGATTCTACCACTGCTGAGTCTACTACAGTGGAGCACT ATGACATTGAAGCACAACATCGACAAGTTACTCATGAAGATTATGACAACTATTCAAGAATTATAGCATCACCAGTTGTAAGCTACAGTTTAAGAGATCATCTTCATGACAAGCAAGCTAGGTTCGATTATGTTAAAGAAGTCTTGGAAGCCTCAGGCCTTGCTAATGAATTCTCAGAGAGATGGGATACGGCAGATCAGTTACTTGATCCATCTTTGTTTGATGAAATAGGGATCTTCTTTTGCTTCCTACAAGATGATCCTAAGCTTCTCTTTGATTGCATGAATGAAGTCCTTGTAGAGACACAGGAAAGGTTTTCGAAGCATACCCAATGGCTGTCTCTCATCCAACCAAATCTCCTGCCTACCCCTTCAAGGGCAAGCTTAATCCAAGAAGTTAGCAACTGTCTCGAGAGGCATCTTCATATACAGCTGCCAAACACATTAGATCAAGCAATAAGAAAGGAATTGGAAGACAGAGGTTGGATGGACCTTCGATTCGAATCCGAGAATATCGCAGTTCTGATATGTGAATCCTTGTTAGATGATATAATGGAAGAAACTGTTCGCAACTTCgggttttga
- the LOC135587405 gene encoding uncharacterized protein LOC135587405 isoform X1, with protein MARRSYRKPAQTQRDNVGCMWGLIGLFHFCQGHSTQKLMSDEKLKSTRLAGTGPSGALLDLLESSLNKHEGGSLADEIREDQANLDITSVKTLTEEAMSQHPQKKFSNDEASRAASNMKNDVCPKKNYKQRSKSLKLISDAYANNLAASASLNGRQSNSMDLTERSFCNIDMAALLIWYYGYTCQQMNADSSDQFDLWHASGSIGPKIHNHLDDLDDHLDQKISFFQKTLADVALAIKIQKSMVEKQLDGQWAGHLKEFMDALDTLNLDKELSLTFLQDPDSLLLKHIQNFHSNQAGKLFSLGSDKYSEDIQLLGEENNSSGISKESDTKQLFHKQNRYNFFWKKGKSRGIKSSKESSNSKALFRIVVLKPSSAIIQNSSVIVPPGSPPQSHHMLRQDKDGERILSEFSLREVKRRIQHMIGKSRKEQHVISMDGILHRTPVWSNDTGDSCKLIHNESVVASSAISSCNAKKVSEYLPHDERKDKKIYSESEIKISSHISSSKHQSLICEEAKKHLAEMLDTTVDSLPVIQASESLGRVLSLSRCNDLRPRSSPQRDKELVMSPEETADTSHVFKQEGAANNLSPERPNLEFSSCSLSIPGDESNLLILKTEVVDTNISEPSCLTEDLNNKVAADKSEEEEEEAIQGLGSSEGNLLALTESTLPPSSLTRENSVAPESTSTNEKLEQPSPVSVLETLFSEDSTTAESTTVEHYDIEAQHRQVTHEDYDNYSRIIASPVVSYSLRDHLHDKQARFDYVKEVLEASGLANEFSERWDTADQLLDPSLFDEIGIFFCFLQDDPKLLFDCMNEVLVETQERFSKHTQWLSLIQPNLLPTPSRASLIQEVSNCLERHLHIQLPNTLDQAIRKELEDRGWMDLRFESENIAVLICESLLDDIMEETVRNFGF; from the exons ATGGCAAGAAGATCATAtagaaaaccagcacaaactcAAAGGGACAATGTTGGATGTATGTGGGGTTTGATTGGTTTGTTTCATTTCTGCCAGGGCCATTCAACTCAGAAGTTAATGTCGGATGAGAAGCTCAAAAGCACTAGACTTGCTG GTACTGGACCCTCGGGAGCTCTACTTGATTTACTTGAAAGTTCTCTGAACAAACATGAAGGTGGTAGT CTTGCTGATGAAATCAGAGAAGATCAGGCCAATTTGGATATCACCAGTGTGAAAACTCTTACGGAGGAAGCAATGTCTCAGCATCCACAAAAGAAGTTTTCAAATGATGAAGCTTCACGAGCAGCATCTAACATGAAAAATGATGTTTGtccaaaaaagaattataaacaaAGAAGTAAAAGCTTGAAGTTAATTTCAGATGCTTATGCAAACAATCTAGCTGCTTCTGCAAGCTTAAATGGTCGTCAGTCTAACAGTATGGATCTAACTGAAAGATCTTTCTGTAACATTGACATGGCTGCACTTTTGATATGGTACTATGGTTATACATGCCAACAAATGAATGCTGATTCTAGTGATCAGTTTGACTTGTGGCATGCCTCAGGAAGTATTGGTCCAAAGATTCATAATCACCTTGATGACCTTGATGATCATCTTGATCAAAAGATCTCTTTCTTTCAGAAGACCCTAGCAGATGTTGCCCTGGCTATTAAAATTCAGAAGTCAATGGTTGAGAAACAACTAGATGGACAATGGGCTGGCCATCTTAAGGAATTCATGGATGCATTAGATACTCTGAATTTAGATAAGGAGTTATCTCTGACGTTTCTTCAAGATCCAGATTCTCTTTTGCTTAAACATATTCAAAATTTTCACAGTAATCAGGCAGGGAAACTATTTAGTTTGGGATCAGATAAATATTCAGAGGATATTCAATTGTTAGGGGAGGAGAACAATAGTTCAGGGATATCTAAGGAATCAGACACTAAGCAATTGTTTCACAAACAAAACAGATACAATTTTTTCTGGAAAAAGGGAAAGTCAAGGGGGATAAAGTCATCAAAGGAAAGTTCAAATTCCAAGGCATTATTCAGAATAGTAGTTCTGAAGCCAAGCTCAGCAATAATTCAAAATTCTTCTGTCATAGTACCTCCAGGCTCTCCACCTCAATCTCATCATATGCTTAGGCAAGACAAAGATGGTGAAAGAATTCTATCTGAATTTTCCCTTAGAGAAGTAAAACGAAGGATCCAGCATATGATTGGCAAGAGTAGAAAAGAACAACATGTTATCTCCATGGATGGTATTCTACACAGAACTCCGGTTTGGTCGAATGACACAGGTGACTCATGTAAATTGATACATAATGAGAGTGTAGTAGCGAGCTCAGCAATCAGTTCTTGTAATGCCAAAAAGGTATCTGAATATTTGCCCCATGATGAGAGAAAAGATAAGAAAATCTATTCAGAAAGTGAAATTAAGATCAGCAGTCATATTTCCTCTTCGAAGCATCAATCTTTGATATGTGAGGAAGCCAAAAAGCATCTTGCTGAGATGCTAGACACTACAGTCGATAGTCTACCAGTGATCCAAGCCTCAGAATCTTTGGGGAGAGTACTCTCTCTTTCAAGATGCAATGACTTACGTCCTAGATCAAGTCCTCAAAGAGATAAGGAGCTTGTCATGTCACCTGAAGAAACCGCAGATACCTCACATGTGTTCAAGCAAGAAGGTGCTGCCAATAACTTAAGCCCCGAGAGACCAAACTTGGAGTTCTCATCTTGCTCCTTGAGCATTCCAGGTGATGAATCAAATTTGCTCATCCTAAAAACAGAAGTGGTTGATACCAATATTTCAGAGCCATCATGCCTTACAGAAGACCTGAACAACAAAG TTGCTGCAGATaaaagtgaagaagaagaagaagaagcaatacAAGGACTG GGTTCATCCGAAGGAAATTTACTAGCATTGACAGAGTCCACTCTGCCACCAAGCTCCTTAACCAGAGAAAATTCAGTGGCTCCAGAAAGCACTAGCACCAATGAAAAACTAGAGCAACCAAGTCCAGTATCTGTTCTCGAAACACTCTTTTCAGAAGATTCTACCACTGCTGAGTCTACTACAGTGGAGCACT ATGACATTGAAGCACAACATCGACAAGTTACTCATGAAGATTATGACAACTATTCAAGAATTATAGCATCACCAGTTGTAAGCTACAGTTTAAGAGATCATCTTCATGACAAGCAAGCTAGGTTCGATTATGTTAAAGAAGTCTTGGAAGCCTCAGGCCTTGCTAATGAATTCTCAGAGAGATGGGATACGGCAGATCAGTTACTTGATCCATCTTTGTTTGATGAAATAGGGATCTTCTTTTGCTTCCTACAAGATGATCCTAAGCTTCTCTTTGATTGCATGAATGAAGTCCTTGTAGAGACACAGGAAAGGTTTTCGAAGCATACCCAATGGCTGTCTCTCATCCAACCAAATCTCCTGCCTACCCCTTCAAGGGCAAGCTTAATCCAAGAAGTTAGCAACTGTCTCGAGAGGCATCTTCATATACAGCTGCCAAACACATTAGATCAAGCAATAAGAAAGGAATTGGAAGACAGAGGTTGGATGGACCTTCGATTCGAATCCGAGAATATCGCAGTTCTGATATGTGAATCCTTGTTAGATGATATAATGGAAGAAACTGTTCGCAACTTCgggttttga
- the LOC135587405 gene encoding uncharacterized protein LOC135587405 isoform X2, with protein MARRSYRKPAQTQRDNVGCMWGLIGLFHFCQGHSTQKLMSDEKLKSTRLAGTGPSGALLDLLESSLNKHEGGSLADEIREDQANLDITSVKTLTEEAMSQHPQKKFSNDEASRAASNMKNDVCPKKNYKQRSKSLKLISDAYANNLAASASLNGRQSNSMDLTERSFCNIDMAALLIWYYGYTCQQMNADSSDQFDLWHASGSIGPKIHNHLDDLDDHLDQKISFFQKTLADVALAIKIQKSMVEKQLDGQWAGHLKEFMDALDTLNLDKELSLTFLQDPDSLLLKHIQNFHSNQAGKLFSLGSDKYSEDIQLLGEENNSSGISKESDTKQLFHKQNRYNFFWKKGKSRGIKSSKESSNSKALFRIVVLKPSSAIIQNSSVIVPPGSPPQSHHMLRQDKDGERILSEFSLREVKRRIQHMIGKSRKEQHVISMDGILHRTPVWSNDTGDSCKLIHNESVVASSAISSCNAKKVSEYLPHDERKDKKIYSESEIKISSHISSSKHQSLICEEAKKHLAEMLDTTVDSLPVIQASESLGRVLSLSRCNDLRPRSSPQRDKELVMSPEETADTSHVFKQEGAANNLSPERPNLEFSSCSLSIPGDESNLLILKTEVVDTNISEPSCLTEDLNNKDKSEEEEEEAIQGLGSSEGNLLALTESTLPPSSLTRENSVAPESTSTNEKLEQPSPVSVLETLFSEDSTTAESTTVEHYDIEAQHRQVTHEDYDNYSRIIASPVVSYSLRDHLHDKQARFDYVKEVLEASGLANEFSERWDTADQLLDPSLFDEIGIFFCFLQDDPKLLFDCMNEVLVETQERFSKHTQWLSLIQPNLLPTPSRASLIQEVSNCLERHLHIQLPNTLDQAIRKELEDRGWMDLRFESENIAVLICESLLDDIMEETVRNFGF; from the exons ATGGCAAGAAGATCATAtagaaaaccagcacaaactcAAAGGGACAATGTTGGATGTATGTGGGGTTTGATTGGTTTGTTTCATTTCTGCCAGGGCCATTCAACTCAGAAGTTAATGTCGGATGAGAAGCTCAAAAGCACTAGACTTGCTG GTACTGGACCCTCGGGAGCTCTACTTGATTTACTTGAAAGTTCTCTGAACAAACATGAAGGTGGTAGT CTTGCTGATGAAATCAGAGAAGATCAGGCCAATTTGGATATCACCAGTGTGAAAACTCTTACGGAGGAAGCAATGTCTCAGCATCCACAAAAGAAGTTTTCAAATGATGAAGCTTCACGAGCAGCATCTAACATGAAAAATGATGTTTGtccaaaaaagaattataaacaaAGAAGTAAAAGCTTGAAGTTAATTTCAGATGCTTATGCAAACAATCTAGCTGCTTCTGCAAGCTTAAATGGTCGTCAGTCTAACAGTATGGATCTAACTGAAAGATCTTTCTGTAACATTGACATGGCTGCACTTTTGATATGGTACTATGGTTATACATGCCAACAAATGAATGCTGATTCTAGTGATCAGTTTGACTTGTGGCATGCCTCAGGAAGTATTGGTCCAAAGATTCATAATCACCTTGATGACCTTGATGATCATCTTGATCAAAAGATCTCTTTCTTTCAGAAGACCCTAGCAGATGTTGCCCTGGCTATTAAAATTCAGAAGTCAATGGTTGAGAAACAACTAGATGGACAATGGGCTGGCCATCTTAAGGAATTCATGGATGCATTAGATACTCTGAATTTAGATAAGGAGTTATCTCTGACGTTTCTTCAAGATCCAGATTCTCTTTTGCTTAAACATATTCAAAATTTTCACAGTAATCAGGCAGGGAAACTATTTAGTTTGGGATCAGATAAATATTCAGAGGATATTCAATTGTTAGGGGAGGAGAACAATAGTTCAGGGATATCTAAGGAATCAGACACTAAGCAATTGTTTCACAAACAAAACAGATACAATTTTTTCTGGAAAAAGGGAAAGTCAAGGGGGATAAAGTCATCAAAGGAAAGTTCAAATTCCAAGGCATTATTCAGAATAGTAGTTCTGAAGCCAAGCTCAGCAATAATTCAAAATTCTTCTGTCATAGTACCTCCAGGCTCTCCACCTCAATCTCATCATATGCTTAGGCAAGACAAAGATGGTGAAAGAATTCTATCTGAATTTTCCCTTAGAGAAGTAAAACGAAGGATCCAGCATATGATTGGCAAGAGTAGAAAAGAACAACATGTTATCTCCATGGATGGTATTCTACACAGAACTCCGGTTTGGTCGAATGACACAGGTGACTCATGTAAATTGATACATAATGAGAGTGTAGTAGCGAGCTCAGCAATCAGTTCTTGTAATGCCAAAAAGGTATCTGAATATTTGCCCCATGATGAGAGAAAAGATAAGAAAATCTATTCAGAAAGTGAAATTAAGATCAGCAGTCATATTTCCTCTTCGAAGCATCAATCTTTGATATGTGAGGAAGCCAAAAAGCATCTTGCTGAGATGCTAGACACTACAGTCGATAGTCTACCAGTGATCCAAGCCTCAGAATCTTTGGGGAGAGTACTCTCTCTTTCAAGATGCAATGACTTACGTCCTAGATCAAGTCCTCAAAGAGATAAGGAGCTTGTCATGTCACCTGAAGAAACCGCAGATACCTCACATGTGTTCAAGCAAGAAGGTGCTGCCAATAACTTAAGCCCCGAGAGACCAAACTTGGAGTTCTCATCTTGCTCCTTGAGCATTCCAGGTGATGAATCAAATTTGCTCATCCTAAAAACAGAAGTGGTTGATACCAATATTTCAGAGCCATCATGCCTTACAGAAGACCTGAACAACAAAG ATaaaagtgaagaagaagaagaagaagcaatacAAGGACTG GGTTCATCCGAAGGAAATTTACTAGCATTGACAGAGTCCACTCTGCCACCAAGCTCCTTAACCAGAGAAAATTCAGTGGCTCCAGAAAGCACTAGCACCAATGAAAAACTAGAGCAACCAAGTCCAGTATCTGTTCTCGAAACACTCTTTTCAGAAGATTCTACCACTGCTGAGTCTACTACAGTGGAGCACT ATGACATTGAAGCACAACATCGACAAGTTACTCATGAAGATTATGACAACTATTCAAGAATTATAGCATCACCAGTTGTAAGCTACAGTTTAAGAGATCATCTTCATGACAAGCAAGCTAGGTTCGATTATGTTAAAGAAGTCTTGGAAGCCTCAGGCCTTGCTAATGAATTCTCAGAGAGATGGGATACGGCAGATCAGTTACTTGATCCATCTTTGTTTGATGAAATAGGGATCTTCTTTTGCTTCCTACAAGATGATCCTAAGCTTCTCTTTGATTGCATGAATGAAGTCCTTGTAGAGACACAGGAAAGGTTTTCGAAGCATACCCAATGGCTGTCTCTCATCCAACCAAATCTCCTGCCTACCCCTTCAAGGGCAAGCTTAATCCAAGAAGTTAGCAACTGTCTCGAGAGGCATCTTCATATACAGCTGCCAAACACATTAGATCAAGCAATAAGAAAGGAATTGGAAGACAGAGGTTGGATGGACCTTCGATTCGAATCCGAGAATATCGCAGTTCTGATATGTGAATCCTTGTTAGATGATATAATGGAAGAAACTGTTCGCAACTTCgggttttga